The nucleotide window TATAACCATGCTGCGGAACCTGTGTACCAAGTCCATCCGCCACGACCGGCATGTGGGTCACGGGAATATACATCGGCTGCAAGCACATAAGGTTCTACTTTATAAACCGCAACATCTTCTGCATTTTTTCCATGATTAACCGGATTTATCATATTTAATAATTCCCACACACGGGCATTATTTCCTAGTTTGGCAAATGCCATTATCATCCATATTGCAGCATGTGTATATTGGCCACCGTTTTCTCTTACTCCCGGAACATATCCTTTGATATAACCCGGATCCAATTCAGATTTATCGAATGCAGGTGTAAGTAATTTTATAATACCCACTTCTTGTTCCACTAAATTTTTATAAGCAGAATTCATTGCGGTTTCAATTAATTTTTCATTACCACCACCTGATAATACCGACCAACTTTGAGAGATAGAATCAATCATACATTCTTCATCGGTTTTAGATCCCAGCGGAGTTCCATCATCAAACCAAGCACGCTTATACCATTCACCATCCCACGCACTTTTATCAATATTCGCTTTCAATTTTGTTGCTTCTACTTTGCATGTTTCTGCAAAGGATTCATCATTATGTAAACTTGCCGTTTGTGCAAACTCATCCAAAATTTCATACAGGAAAAATGCAAGCCATACACTTTCTCCCTTCCCTTCTTTACCCACTTTATCAAAGCCATCATTCCAATCGCCGGTACCTATTAAAGGCAAACCATGTTCACCGAAATTAAGTCCATGTTTAATTGCCCGAACACAATGATTATACAATGAAGCAGGAGCATGAGCCAGCAAGGGTAAATCATAATAAGATTCCTCTCCCGGGTTTAATAATCTGCCATCCAAGAAATCAATGGATACATCTAATATTGAAGTATCGTCGGTATGTTTTAGATAATAATTTGTTACAAAAGGAAGCCATAAATAATCATCAGAAATTCTTGTTCTCACTCCCCTGCCAACAGGCGGATGCCACCAATGCTGCACATCTCCTTCTTTAAATTGTCGTGAAGCTGAAAGTAAAATCTGTTTACGGGCAAGTTCAGGTCTGGTATGAAGTAGCGACATTACATCCTGCAATTGATCTCGGAAACCAAATGCACCGCCAGACTGATAAAATCCACTGCGACCCCAAAGTCTTGAGGAAAGTGTTTGATATGTAAGCCAACCGTTGGTAATTAAATTGATAGCCGTATCCGGTGTTTCTACTTGAAATGCATTAATAGTTTTTGCCCAATATGCTTTTACTTTTTGCAATGCATCTATTGCTTTCTCTTTACCCCGAAATGTCTTGCTTAATGCAATTGCATCCGTTTCATCTTTGCCGGCACCAATGCGGAAAATAACTTCCTGCTCTTCACCATCTGCCAGGAATAAAGGAACTTGAATTGCACCACAGGGATCTAACGCCAGACCAACTTTTCCCGACAACTTCATTCGTGTTAAAGCATCCGGTTTTTTAAGATTTCCATTGCGTCCCAAAAATTCTGTTCGATCTCCTGTATAAGATTTTTTCAAATAATCCACATCAAAAAATGCTACCCTGCAATTGAATTCTGTATTGTATTGATTTTTTGCAAATAAGGCTTTGCTGTCCGGATCAATTTCGGTGTGAATATGCATTGCAGTTTTTGTTCTGACATCACCCAACACCCATTCAATATATCCGGTGGCAGATAAATTGCGAGGTCTGCCACTTTTATTTCTAATTTTTATTACATTGAATTTCACAGCCGATTCTATATCCACAAACACAGTCATTTCAGTATGTATTCCATCTTCCAAATGTTCAAACACACTGTAACCAAAACCATGTCGGGTAATATATGGAGACGCACCTCCGGCTGGCAATAATGAAGTTGACCAAACATGTCCGCCCTCTTCATCTCTTATATAAAACGCTTCTCCGCTGGTATCCGAAACCGGATCATTGCTCCAGGTACTTAATCTCAATTCATGCGCATTTTCAGTCCAGGTATATGTGGAGCCACTTTCTGAAATTACGGTTCCAAAATTTGGATTTGCAATTACATTCACCCAAGGTACCGGTGTTCTATTTTCATTATCAGATATGATCACATACTCTTTTCCATCCGCAGAAAATCCACCTTTTCCATTAAAGAAGAGGAGATCCTTTGGCAATGGAAGTGTTGCTTCAGAACGAGGATAGGATTCGCTTTGTGCAATACGAGGTACAAGCACTTTTGCAATTTCTTTTTTATTCACATGATCTGCTAAAGAACCTACAGAATCGGAAATAATAATACGAGCTACAGTTTGGAATAAAATGCGATCCTCATTTGGAATCTGATCGGATGCCATAATAAATACTCCACCTTTTTTTCCCAATAACTCTGGAGGAATAAGTGCTTCAATATCACTTTGAAAGGATTGCCGGTAACCATAATGTGTTTCATTCCAAATTACAAGATCCACCACTAATCCTTTCAATCTCCAATAAGCATGGGCTTGAATCATATCATGCACTAAGGCAATATTTTCCTGACTTTCTACTATCAATAACACGATAGGCAAATCTCCCGATATAGCATATCCCCACAAGCCGGATTGCTGTCTGCGGTTATTTATAAGCACCGTAGGATCCGCCCGGAATAAGGAATTCGGATATAATATTGAACTTGCCAATCTGCTAAATAACTGGGCTTCCCGCTCTGATGCATTTAAATGATGAAGCACTACCTGACTATGCGACCAAGCCAATTCAAACACTCTATCCTTATGGGATTTATTATCGTAATACTTATTGATTAAATTCTGACAACCTTCTTTTGTTTCTGCAATTCCGGTTACCATATCAATTGTAATTGTCTCTTCAGGTTGAATTGTAATTCTATACCGAATAGCTACAATTGGATCTAATACAGAACCCTGCCCTCCGCCAAGTTTACCGGGTTTCATCGCTTGCGGTTTTACTATTGTATTGCCATGGCCGATAAATGCCATGCGGTCTGTTTCATAGGATATTTCTTCCGGTTCTCTGCCTTCGGCAACCATCAAATGAAACATCCAGGGTGCATGTTCATCGGCAGACCTTGGCCGACGTGTGCAGATGATCGCATTTTGATTAGGTAAAATTTCAGTTTGAACAAACAGTTTGCTAAAAGCCGGCGACATCAAATCAGAAATTGCAGGGGCTAATACTACTTCTGCATAACTTGTCAGTTCAATAGTTTTGGGTTTATCTCCGCAATGTGTTAAATGCAATCTGCGCATTTCAATATCATCTTCAGGAGAAACCACAATTTCCGTATGTACATCTATTTCGTGCTGAGAAATATGGAAATCTACCCGACCTTGCGAATAAGCAACTTCATACTTCAATGTTTTTTTAAGTGTAGGTTGAAGCGTATTGGACCAAATTGTATCTTCTTTCACATCACGGATGTAACAGAATGAGCCCCAGTTATCGCAAGTAACATCATCATGCCAGCGAGTGATGGCAATATCTTTCCAGCGGCTATATCCACCACCTGCATTACTTATCATTAAATGATATTTACCATTGGATAATAATTGTATTTCAGGAATAGGAGTGAAAGCAGTTTGCAGTATTCTGGTTTCCTGAGCAGTTGCCTTATAATTAATATCCTCAAGCGAAGTAGTATGCGCAAAAGCAGCAGTAGCTTTTGGTACTCTTTCTTGTAATAATAACAGTGTTGCTTTAAACTGTGGCTCCGCTTCAAACAATTTTTGCATAGGTTTATCCAATAGCAAATACGCTAAGGATAATAAACTCATACCATGGTGATGCGTCATGAATGAATAAACTATTGCCCTTGATTGACCACGAGGTAAACGTGAAGGTGTGTAATCCACTGCTTCATAAAATCCATATCTTCCTTCAATACCTTTTTTGTGCAGCAACTCCAGATTTTCACAAGCTTTTTTAGGTTCTACCATCAATGCCATTACTGTGGCATAAGGTGCTATAACAGTGTCTTCTTCCAAACCACGTTTTAATCCCAAACCGGGTGCACCAAATGCACGATATTGGTAATTAGAACTTGCATTAATCATATTGTAACCTGACTCAGAAATACCCCAAGGCCTGCCGGTTTTTTTACCGTATTTAATTTGCCAGTCCACTGCTGCTTTATAAGTTTCATCAAGCAATGTATTTTCAAAAGTAGGCATCACTAACAGCGGCATTAAATATTCGAACATGGAACCACTCCATGATAATAAAATAGATTCACCTTCCAGATTAGTTAATAAGCGACCCAATGCAAACCAACTTTCTTCAGGAAGTTTACCTTGTGCAATACAAACAAATATGCAAAGCCGTACTTCAGATGCGAGTAAGTCATAATAGCTGGGATCAATGCGGTGATCATGTACATTATAACCAATGGTGAACAGATGGCTATTTTTATCATACAGAAAATCCCATTGCATATCCGCAAATTCATCGCATTGATCTGCAAAATTTTTTGATGTAATAATTAATTCACCGATAGCATTTATTGATTGTGCTAATGCGAAATGCATTATTTCAAACCATTCTTTTTCAATCGTAGTGTTATATGAATTCTGCTTTCCGTTTACATTGGTCTGCAGTTCAATTGTTTTCCTTAATAAGGTATGCCAGGTAAAAGATATTTCCGGTGTAGAAATATTTTTAAATTCAGCCGGGCCATTTTGTAATAAAATCCACGGTTTAAAAAATAAAAAATGTTGATGTATTTCATCTAAATCTTCGATAAGCATTTGCTTCCACCGAATTGTTTCAGTATTGGTTTCCTCCGTTAATTCATTTAGAAAATTTCGAATTTGTATATCTAAATCTTCATACTGTTTTTTAATTTCTAAAATAGAAGAAATTTCTGTTTCGCAGATTGCATTCAAATCATTCATCAGCGATTCAGGTATCTGCTGTTTTGTTTCAGTTAATGTATCTAAAAGCACACCTAAAGTATCCCGAATTCCTTCAAATAATTTTAATCTGAATATTGGTTGATGTGGAATTGCGAATAATCCTTGTTTCAAAACCAACAAATGTCCTGCAAGATTTCCACTGTCCACAGTTGAAATATATTTTGGATAAAGTGGATGCAGAGTTTGTGTGTCATACCAATTATAAAAATGACCATTATAACGCTCCATTATTTTCATGGTTTTCAAAGTATTTGTAGAGCGTTCAATAAACTTCCCGATAGTAATATATCCAAATTCATAAGCACTTAAATTCGCCAATAATGCAATTCCAATATTGGTTGGCGAAGTGCGGTGAGCAATCAGTTCAACGGGTTGTTCCTGATAATTATCCGGAGGTAACCAACTATCTGTTGACACTACAAATTGCTCGAAGAAATTCCAGGTTTTTCTCGCCAGTTTCTGAAGAAAAATATGTTGATCATCAGATAATGTGGAAACAGGTTTTGCTTTTGGCTTACTGGTAATCCATGTGATAAGTGGCGCAGCAATCCATAGAAATAAAATTGGTGCGGTGATATAAAGTTTCTCGGGTGCATATAAACATAAATAAGTAAATACTGCAACGGTGAGAAAAGGCTCTACCCACATCGTAGCATATGCGGCTGCTAAACTCGATTGATATTCTTTTGAAGTATTTGCGGATGGCTCCCATTCCAATAAATATTTTTTAGAAATCAACATCCGCCATAGTGTTCTCAATATTCCTCTCAAATTTGCATAGGCTTCATAAGGCAGACTAATAAGAGTGAATAAAGTTTTAACAGTAATTTCCTGTAGATTTTGATAAGAATTTTTTACATGATATCGCAGTAACACATTTTTGGGTTTTCTAAAAATATCAAAGAGAGTTGTAATAAAAATCGGGAACACAATAATCAGTGAAACAGCAATTGTCCAGAACAATACAGAAGGAAGAACAAACCATGCTAATAACAAAAATAACGTATGTGCTATCGGTACAAAACTGCGGCGGATATTATCAAATATTTTCCAACGGGATAATCCGGAAATGGGATTTTTATAACGTTGCTTTTGCGGGCCGGGCACTACCGGAAATAGCCAGGATATAATCTGCCAATCCCCTCGCAACCAGCGTAATCTCACTTTCATATCTGCACGATATGTAGGCGGATATTTTTCGAACAATTGTACATCACTTAATAATCCGGAACGTATATAACAGCCTTCTAAAAGATCGTGACTAAGAATACGATTTTCAGGAAATTTCCTTTCCAAAACTTTATGAAAAATATCTACATCGTAAATACCTTTTCCGATAAAAGATCCCTCGCCAAATAAATCCTGATACACATCCGAAGATGCTCGGGTATAGGGGTCAATACCGGGTTCGTTGCCATGCATTTTTCTATATCTGGAACTTGAAATATCCGGTAAACTAATAGTTACTCTTGGTTGTAAAATTCCATAGCCTTTCGTAACACGTTTCTTTTTTTCATCATACCATGCACGATTTAAAGGATGAGCCATTGAGGCTACTAATTTCCATGCAGTATTTAAGGGTAGCTTAGTATCAGTATCTAATGTAATTACATATTTTATTTTCGGGAAAATAGATTGATCCCCTACAATCAATGAAAAATGTTCACTCGAATTTTCTCTTAATAATAAATTTAAATCAGAAAGTTTCCCTCGTTTTCTTTCATATCCCATCCAAACATTTTCATTGGGATTCCAAATTCTTGGCCGGTGAAAAAGTAAAAACAAATCATTCTTATCTCTTTGATATTTTCTATTGAGAGCTTCAATACCTTTTTTTGCAGCATCTAATATTAATTCATCTTCATCAGATTTTTCTTGTGCAGCATCCGTGAAATCAGTTAATAAACCGAAGTATAAATTGTTTTTTCTGTTGGCTAAAAATCTAACCTCTAATGATTCAATTAAATATTCTAGATCATCTATATTGGAAAGTAATGTAGGTACAACAATTAAGGTACTTGCCGATTCAGGAATATTATCGGAAAAATCCATTCTCGGCAGCAGGTTAGGTTTCACTAATAGTGTTGTGAAAAAATTTACTACTGAAATAGCCAGTTGACTTGCACTAATTATAGCAAGAATACTCACTAATACAAGCACCCAGGTATCTGAAGTTTCAGAAAATACTTTTAAGAAAATGGCAGCCCCAATTGCAAATGAGATTAATAAAATTGAAGTAATATAAAAGAACAGTGCATGACGTTTAAAATAATTTTGCATTTTGTCTATTCCTGACATATGCATTTTTACTCTCTTCTTTGTATCGCTTACTCCTTTTCCAATTAAATAATATCCCACATGTGCTGTTCGTGGATCACTGCCTACAGTTGATCTGTCTTCATGCATTAATTGAATTGCAATTTGCGCAACACCTTCTTCACTCAATGCACTTTTTTTAGCAATGTGCTCAACCACATGCCGATAATGATCTCGTGTAGAAAAATCCATGTTGCCATAAATTCCATTATTATCCTGCAACAATATTTTTTCTACTATACTGTGAGATTCAACAAAATTTCTCCAGTCAATGGATGCAAGTGTGCGCAAGCTTCCAATACTATTACTTATAGAAACCTGATCTGCTGCCTGCTTTTGATTTTCGGCATTTACCATTTCTGCACCGGTTAATCCACTGCCGGATAATTGCTGCTCCACCCAATTTAATACTAATGCGAGATCAGGTCCTTTACCTCTTAACTGACGAATTAATTCTGCTACAAACGCACTTTTAATTGGCGGGTTGGACCTTGCCATATCTGCCAATGCAATTACAATTTCTTTTGGTGCAGTTTCAGCAGTTTCAATCATTTTTAACGCCCAATAATTCGCCAAATCTCTTTCCATTCTATCATTGGCAAATCGTGCAGAAACACGACGGATATTTTCTATCAATGCCAATCGCAACATAATAGGAATAGACCACAATTCACCCAATTTTAAATTGGTAACGGTTTGATATGCTTCTAAAAAATTACTGAGATTTTCAATATCTATTCTTCCATCATTATGAGAAATTACTTGGAGAGCAATATCATAGCTGCGAGTAATACCTGTGGATTTACCTATAATAATTTGTGGTAAATCTTCACTGTAATGTTTTGGAAAATGTGTTTTAGCAATGCGGATATGTTCTTCTATCAAATAAAAATTATCAATCAACCATTCACCCGCAGGTGTTATCTGATAATCCTTTTTAATTGCATCGGTGATGAGCTTACGAATTTCCTGCAACACAATTTCATTATTCGCAAGTCTTTTTAATAAATGGTCTTTGGATGGCTTAGTACTGATTACATGTCGTGCTGCGAGTGCCTTACCAAATTGAATCATTTGATCAGAACTAAACAGCTCGTCCCGCATGGGTTCTTCAGTTAAATAATTTGGTGTGCTCCCATTTACATTCAACATTTTTCTCATATTGGATATGAGTGCGGTCGTTTCCGAATTCAATTTTAATTTCATGCCTCTGTTTATTCAACTATATAGCAGCATTCACAATAGTCTGCGCTTCATCAATAATTTTATTCATATGTTCTTTACTCAAAAAACTTTCTACATAAATTTTATAAATATCTTCAGTACCGGAAGGTCTTGCTGCAAACCAACCATTCTTAGTTATCACTTGCAAACCACCAATGGATGCATTATTTCCCGGAGCAGTAGTTACTATTTTTTCAATTGTTTCGCCTGCAAGTTCTTTATGTTTGATTTGTGATTCGGAAAGATTTTTTATTTTTTCTTTTTGTGCCGGAGATGCTTTTGCTTCAATGCGATCATAAAAAGGTTTACCAAATTCATCTGTAATTTCTTTATAAATATCACTCGGATCTTTTTGCATTTTCGCCATTATTTCCGCAGATAATAATGCAGGTATAAATCCATCTTTATCTGTTGTCCAAACATTTCCATTTAATCTTGAAAAAGATGCCCCTGCACTTTCTTCACCAACAAAACAAAGTGAACCATCTACTAATCCATCTGCAAACCATTTGAAACCGACAGGCACATTATATACTTTACGTTTTAATTTTTCTGCAATGCGATCAATCAGTTGAGTAGTTACTACTGTTTTTCCAACAGCAGCATTGGTATTCCATTGCGGACGATGTTGTAGTAAATAAAATACCGCAACAGATAAAAAATGATTTGGATTTAACAACCCCACACTTTTTGAAACAATGCCGTGGCGATCATGATCGGTATCACATGCAAAAGAAATATCAAAGCGATCCTTCATTGCAATCAATCCCTGCATAGCATAAGACGAAGATGGATCCATGCGAATTTTCCCATCCCAATCAACAGTCATAAAACTAAATGTGGGATCTACTTTTTTATTTACTACAGTGAGATTAAGTTTATAATGTTCTGCAATAGGCTCCCAATAATTTACTCCTGCACCACCCAGCGGATCTACTCCTATATTAATTTTTGAATCACGAATTAGATTCATGTCAATTACATTCCCTAAATCTTTAATGTAATTATGTAAATAATCATGACGATGTGTAGTGGATGCAGACAATGCTTTTTTAAGAGCAATTCTTTTTACGGATTGCAGATTATTTTCTAACAATTCATTTGCTTTTGCCTCAATCCAATTTGTTATTGTGCTGGATGCTGGGCCACCATTCGTAGGATTATATTTAAAGCCTCCATCATCCGGTGGATTGTGTGAAGGCGTAATTACAATACCATCTGCCAAACCATTTTTGCGTCCATTATTATATTGCAAAATTGCATGAGAGATAGCAGGTGTTGGTGTATATTCATCATCCGTTGCAATCATCACATCTATATTATTTGCTGCTAATACTTCCATAGTAGTTGCAAAGGCAGGAGCAGAAAGTGCATGTGTATCAAAACCAAGAAATAATGGCCCATCTATTTTTTGCTCATTGCGATAAAAACAAATTGCTTGTGTAATTGCAAGTATATGATTTTCATTAAACGAATTATGTAATGAAGAACCCCGATGGCCTGAAGTACCAAATGCAATCCGCTCTGAAGGCACTTTATAATCTGGCTTACCTGTATAATATTTAGTTACCAGTCGTGGAATATTTACTAAAATATTTTGTTCTGCAGGTTTCCCTGCCTGAGGATTTATTCTCATTGTACTTTATTTTTTCTATTATTAATTATTGAAATATTTCGAATTACATTTTTTAATTAAAACTCCACAATATTATTTTCCAAAAGTTTCTCATCAACTCTTCCGGAAAAAGAAGATTTATAACTCAATTGATTATTCTAATATTAAGAAAAATAAAGTAATTCAGTTTAATTATAAATTCTTCTATGTAGCTTTTCAATTTCTTATTGTATTTGTATTGTTTTCAATCAGCTAACAATGCTGCTGCTTTTTCATCTACATACCAATATAAATAACCTGCATCCGCATGAATTATTTGAGCGGGAAATTTTTCAGGATTTCTTGGCGCATTTAAAACAGTATTTAATATCGCTGCTTTATTTTTTCCTTCCACCAGAAAAACAATATTATTTGCCTTATTAATTAATACGGCTGTCATTGTAATGCGATACATTTTTTGATCTGCAACATACACCTCTCTTATAAGCTTATTTTTTTCAAAAACAATATCACTTCCGGGAAATAAAGATGCGGTGTGTCCATCTTCTCCCAGCCCAAGAAAGATCAAATCGAATCGGGGAGTTTCTTTTCCAAAGAATTTTTGTATTGTAATCTCATACTTTTTTGCAGCAAGGTCAGGACTGATATTCACCGGAATGGGAAATATATTTTTTGATGGAATGGTTAAATGATCCAGTAATAAATTTTTGGCTTTATAAGAATTATTTAAATCATCATTCTCTGGAACGAAACGCTCATCTCCCCAAAAAATAAATGTATTTTTCCAATCAATTTTATCACGATAATCCGGAGTTGCCAATAGAGAAAATAAATTTTCCGGCGTACTTCCCCCTGATAATACCAAAGAAAATTTTCCATATTTTTTAATAGCCTTCTCAGCTATTTCAATCATCAATTCCGCAGCAGCTTTAGCCAATGCAGTTTTCGATTTAAATACACTAATGTTATTTTGCTGTTTCAATTTCATTTTTTTCAAAAGGAATTGTTATCCAATGATTACCATCCACTGCAATTAAAGCATCTGCATCATCCGGGCCTTCAGAACCCGCATCATAATTCGGAAAGTTAGGAGAAGAATTTCCTTTCCAAGCATTGACAACAGGCATCAGTAAAGCCCAAGCTGCTTCCACCTGATCTCCCCGCATAAATAATGTAGCATCTCCCTGAAAAATATCAAGTAATAAAGTTTCATAAGCTTCCGGTGTTCCTCCGGTATAAGTATCATGATAATTAAATAACATATCTACAGGATTTAAAAGCATATCTAATCCGGGTTGCTTTGCCTGAAAATTTAAACGTATTCCCATCCATGGTTGAATATTTAAAATGAGTTTATTCGATTGCCAATTTTCAATTGCTTCCACAGGAAATGAATGATGCGGCACCGGTTTAAACTGAATTGTAATTACAGAAATTGATTCATCCATGCGTTTTCCTGTACGCAAATAAAATGGTACTCCCTGCCAGCGCCAATTGTCTATAAATAATTTTACTGCAGCAAACGTTTCAATATTAGATGTTTCCGATACATCTGGTTCCAACCGATATGCTTTTACTTTTTTTCCTTTTATCCATCCATCACCATATTGACCTCGCACAGCAATTTTATGTACTTGCTCCGGTTTAATTTCACGCACTGCATTCAGCACATCCACTTTTTTATTGCGCACTTCATCGGCATCAAAAGAAATAGGTGGCTCCATTGCAATAAGACAAAATAATTGCAGCAAATGATTTTGAATCATATCCTTCAATGCCCCTGAAGTTTCGTAATAATTTCCTCTGAGTTCCACACCTAATGCTTCAGATACTGTTATCTGTACATGATCAATATAATTCCGATTCCAAATCGGTTCAAATAATGCATTTGCAAAACGGAATGCAAGAATATTCTGCACCGTTTCTTTGCCGAGATAATGATCAATACGATAGATCTGGCATTCATCATATTTGGAATGTAATAATGCATTTAATTCAATCGCACTTTTCAAATCATGTCCAAAAGGTTTCTCTACAACTATTCTGCTTTTTAATTTACTATCTGCAAGTCCAGCCGAACCTACCTTCATGGCAATTTCTTCAAATGCATTGGGCGGAACAGCAAGATAAAACACACGATGGGCAGTTACATTCCATTTTTTTTCAAGAGCAGCTATTTGTTTTTTCAATGTAGAATAAGTTGTGTTTGCTTTGAACTCGCCTTGCTGATAGCTCAAAAAATTTGCAAACTTTTCCCAATCACCTTTTTTTGTTTTTCCACGTCGTGAAAATTTATTCACACCTTCATGTAGGTGTTTTTTAAATTCCGCATCTGTACTTTTACTTCGACTTACACCAATAATTGCAAACTCTTCAGGTATCCAGTTATCTAACCAAAGATTATAGATTGCAGGAATTAATTTTCGCCAGGTTAAATCACCCGTAGCGCCAAGAATAACAATAATTGTAGGGTCTGTTTTTTTATGAGTTGACATATTATTTTATTTGATTCCACTGTGTATGAAAAGTTCCTTCTCTATCTGTGCGCTCATAAGTATGTGCACCAAAATTATCTCGTTGTGCCATAATTAAATTTGCTGGCAACCAACCACTTCTGTAACTATCAAAATATCCTAATGCTCCCATCATTGCCGGAATTGGAATTCCATATTCAACACCGGTTTGTATCACCTTGCGCAGATCTGTTTGCGATTGAATAAATTTTTTTGAGAAGGTTTCACTCCACATCAAATTTGATAGTTTCGGCTGATGTAAAAATGCCGTGCGAATGTCTTCCAATAATGCCGCACGAATAATACAACCACCTCTCCATATCGCCGCAATATTTTCTACATTTAAATTGTAATTATACTTATCAGATGCCGCTTGTAATAATGCCATTCCTTGCGCATAGGTAGTGATGATAGAAAAATAAAGGGCATCTTCTAACCATTTCACTAATTCATTATTATCCCCATCAAATTTCTTTTCAGGAATTACTAATGCAGAATGCGCATCATCACGATCATTTCTCAATGCAGATAAATCACGCATGGAAACTGCAATATCAATTACAGGAATTGGTACTTGTAAATGCATCGCATCTTCAGAAGTCCATGCACCGGTTCCTTTTTGTTTTGCACTATCCACAATTAAATCAATAATTCTATTATCGCTGAACTCATCTTTCTGAGTAAAAATATTCGCTGTAATTTCTATGAGATAGGATTGCAATTTCCCTTGATTCCATTTTGAAAACACAGCATGTATCTCATCATTATTTAAACCACCACATTTTTTCATGATGTGATACACTTCAGAAATGAGTTGCATAATTCCATACTCAATTCCATTGTGTACCATTTTCACATAATGTCCGGCAGAGCCCGGCCCCAGCCATGTTACACAGGGTTCGTTATTCACTTTTGCAGAAATATCTTCCAGCATTTTAGCAACACGATCATAGATTTTTTCAGAACCACCGGGCATAATACTCGGACCATTTCTCGCACCTAATTCACCACCTGAAATTCCTACACCCATAAAATAAATTCCGGAATCTTGTAATTGTGCAATCCTTCTATTCGTATCGGTAAAATGCGAATTGCCGCAGTCCATTAGCAAATCTTCTTTTGATAAATGCGGTTTCAATTCATTAATTACATCATCCACAATTTTCCCGGCAGGCACCAGCATCATAATTACTTTGGGAGATTTCAATCCATTTAAAAATTCTTCGAGGTTGGATGTGGCAAATACTTTTTTATCACCCGCTTCTTTATTCATGGCATCCACCTGAGAAGTTTTTTTATCGAAGCCAATCACACTATATCCATGATCGTTCATGTTAAACACCAGATTTTGACCCATAGTGCCAAGTCCAATCATGCCGTATTCATATTTTG belongs to Bacteroidota bacterium and includes:
- a CDS encoding alpha-D-glucose phosphate-specific phosphoglucomutase, producing the protein MRINPQAGKPAEQNILVNIPRLVTKYYTGKPDYKVPSERIAFGTSGHRGSSLHNSFNENHILAITQAICFYRNEQKIDGPLFLGFDTHALSAPAFATTMEVLAANNIDVMIATDDEYTPTPAISHAILQYNNGRKNGLADGIVITPSHNPPDDGGFKYNPTNGGPASSTITNWIEAKANELLENNLQSVKRIALKKALSASTTHRHDYLHNYIKDLGNVIDMNLIRDSKINIGVDPLGGAGVNYWEPIAEHYKLNLTVVNKKVDPTFSFMTVDWDGKIRMDPSSSYAMQGLIAMKDRFDISFACDTDHDRHGIVSKSVGLLNPNHFLSVAVFYLLQHRPQWNTNAAVGKTVVTTQLIDRIAEKLKRKVYNVPVGFKWFADGLVDGSLCFVGEESAGASFSRLNGNVWTTDKDGFIPALLSAEIMAKMQKDPSDIYKEITDEFGKPFYDRIEAKASPAQKEKIKNLSESQIKHKELAGETIEKIVTTAPGNNASIGGLQVITKNGWFAARPSGTEDIYKIYVESFLSKEHMNKIIDEAQTIVNAAI
- the pgl gene encoding 6-phosphogluconolactonase, coding for MKQQNNISVFKSKTALAKAAAELMIEIAEKAIKKYGKFSLVLSGGSTPENLFSLLATPDYRDKIDWKNTFIFWGDERFVPENDDLNNSYKAKNLLLDHLTIPSKNIFPIPVNISPDLAAKKYEITIQKFFGKETPRFDLIFLGLGEDGHTASLFPGSDIVFEKNKLIREVYVADQKMYRITMTAVLINKANNIVFLVEGKNKAAILNTVLNAPRNPEKFPAQIIHADAGYLYWYVDEKAAALLAD
- the zwf gene encoding glucose-6-phosphate dehydrogenase, with protein sequence MSTHKKTDPTIIVILGATGDLTWRKLIPAIYNLWLDNWIPEEFAIIGVSRSKSTDAEFKKHLHEGVNKFSRRGKTKKGDWEKFANFLSYQQGEFKANTTYSTLKKQIAALEKKWNVTAHRVFYLAVPPNAFEEIAMKVGSAGLADSKLKSRIVVEKPFGHDLKSAIELNALLHSKYDECQIYRIDHYLGKETVQNILAFRFANALFEPIWNRNYIDHVQITVSEALGVELRGNYYETSGALKDMIQNHLLQLFCLIAMEPPISFDADEVRNKKVDVLNAVREIKPEQVHKIAVRGQYGDGWIKGKKVKAYRLEPDVSETSNIETFAAVKLFIDNWRWQGVPFYLRTGKRMDESISVITIQFKPVPHHSFPVEAIENWQSNKLILNIQPWMGIRLNFQAKQPGLDMLLNPVDMLFNYHDTYTGGTPEAYETLLLDIFQGDATLFMRGDQVEAAWALLMPVVNAWKGNSSPNFPNYDAGSEGPDDADALIAVDGNHWITIPFEKNEIETAK
- the gndA gene encoding NADP-dependent phosphogluconate dehydrogenase, which codes for MKESKYEYGMIGLGTMGQNLVFNMNDHGYSVIGFDKKTSQVDAMNKEAGDKKVFATSNLEEFLNGLKSPKVIMMLVPAGKIVDDVINELKPHLSKEDLLMDCGNSHFTDTNRRIAQLQDSGIYFMGVGISGGELGARNGPSIMPGGSEKIYDRVAKMLEDISAKVNNEPCVTWLGPGSAGHYVKMVHNGIEYGIMQLISEVYHIMKKCGGLNNDEIHAVFSKWNQGKLQSYLIEITANIFTQKDEFSDNRIIDLIVDSAKQKGTGAWTSEDAMHLQVPIPVIDIAVSMRDLSALRNDRDDAHSALVIPEKKFDGDNNELVKWLEDALYFSIITTYAQGMALLQAASDKYNYNLNVENIAAIWRGGCIIRAALLEDIRTAFLHQPKLSNLMWSETFSKKFIQSQTDLRKVIQTGVEYGIPIPAMMGALGYFDSYRSGWLPANLIMAQRDNFGAHTYERTDREGTFHTQWNQIK